One Candidatus Vicinibacter affinis DNA window includes the following coding sequences:
- a CDS encoding T9SS type A sorting domain-containing protein: MSGGLAGLQGLTIENSRFLDGTNNNHISIRNRGGNVTAKKNWIGGRVDASGKCNGYWYGNNFRKLVYIDNPAITHKFSENNFFESNMELTRNQSLTDATCNRFESTGQAVNGKATSIKSAWGTELLSSGNLPIPYASQPIMEINQSNQITHYHFKPASEPDEPFLYYGQFRGLQATNENTGCLYNVFPVTSGVVGGSGEGQTYNDVENIAVWAGFNTLYQDFVSQLASAPPASIPQIQMGIENAQVGMQLAVLEALNNSGELSSESYSVWLARADVIFSQYGQMMNMFCSDSYAELVSYLNGLSLSGEEATDKSNMVAALGWMQTAIAQGKSLFQLKGTDLAIVADMASETFGNYTTLLRSFLNIYYDIRIDPSQELNQNSRKEKSIKKYITVNFLIVPNPVEDCFDVRSTDGINRPISIILYDMSGRVVLQKNVVDSKMCLNGKVHSGIYMARINDADSRLMSLLKLMIK, translated from the coding sequence ATGAGCGGTGGATTAGCAGGACTGCAAGGGCTGACCATAGAAAACAGCAGATTTCTAGATGGCACAAACAACAACCATATTAGTATCAGAAACAGGGGAGGAAATGTTACCGCCAAAAAGAACTGGATAGGAGGAAGAGTAGATGCGTCGGGTAAATGCAATGGTTACTGGTACGGAAACAATTTTAGAAAATTAGTTTATATTGACAATCCTGCTATCACCCACAAGTTTTCTGAAAATAATTTCTTCGAAAGCAATATGGAACTGACAAGAAACCAAAGCCTTACCGATGCTACCTGCAACCGTTTTGAATCAACTGGTCAGGCAGTCAATGGCAAGGCAACAAGTATTAAATCAGCTTGGGGTACTGAATTATTATCATCTGGAAATTTACCAATTCCGTATGCTTCGCAGCCAATAATGGAAATTAACCAATCCAATCAGATTACACATTATCACTTTAAACCAGCATCTGAACCTGATGAACCTTTCTTATATTATGGTCAATTCCGTGGTCTTCAAGCTACAAATGAGAATACAGGTTGCCTATATAATGTCTTTCCTGTGACATCGGGTGTTGTAGGAGGCTCCGGGGAAGGTCAGACATACAATGATGTCGAAAACATTGCAGTGTGGGCAGGATTCAACACACTTTATCAAGACTTTGTAAGTCAGCTTGCTTCTGCACCTCCTGCAAGCATACCACAAATTCAAATGGGAATTGAAAATGCTCAGGTTGGTATGCAACTGGCGGTACTTGAAGCATTAAATAACTCAGGCGAGTTGTCTTCCGAAAGCTATAGCGTATGGTTGGCAAGAGCTGATGTCATTTTCTCACAATATGGACAGATGATGAATATGTTCTGCTCAGACAGTTATGCCGAACTAGTGAGCTATCTAAATGGCTTGAGCTTGAGTGGCGAAGAGGCTACTGACAAAAGCAATATGGTAGCAGCACTTGGCTGGATGCAGACCGCCATCGCTCAAGGCAAGAGCTTATTTCAGCTCAAAGGTACCGATCTTGCCATTGTTGCAGATATGGCTTCTGAAACCTTCGGTAACTATACTACCTTGTTGCGGTCTTTTTTGAATATCTATTATGATATAAGAATAGACCCTTCACAGGAGTTGAATCAAAACAGCAGGAAAGAAAAATCAATTAAAAAATATATTACAGTCAATTTCTTGATTGTTCCAAATCCTGTTGAAGATTGTTTTGATGTAAGATCTACTGATGGTATAAACAGACCTATAAGTATCATTCTTTACGATATGAGTGGAAGAGTTGTGTTACAGAAGAATGTTGTTGACTCCAAAATGTGTCTGAATGGAAAAGTGCACTCCGGCATATATATGGCCCGGATCAATGATGCGGATTCTCGATTAATGTCCTTACTTAAGTTAATGATAAAATAA
- a CDS encoding sulfite exporter TauE/SafE family protein — protein sequence MTAYEIFLAITGGFFAGCINTLAGNGSVLTLGFLTEIMGMPGNLANGTNRIGIFVQGLASLEAFQRNKKIPLKETWHYLVIGIIGAIVGAVVAIRISPDGFKLVYKYLVLALLVLMIIQSKKWTTRVMFSSGLKPWIYIPVFLALGFYGGFIQMGMGIFFLAVMVYIAKLPIIEANAVKVLMVTSYTIIVIGIFHFMGYVDWKVGGTIALGQGAGGWITAHTVSKIPNADKVAYYFLIAIMIFTLLHLFGVFGMLGIHL from the coding sequence ATGACAGCTTATGAAATTTTCCTGGCTATTACGGGTGGTTTTTTTGCAGGATGCATCAATACGCTTGCCGGTAACGGGTCTGTGCTCACTTTAGGTTTTTTGACTGAAATCATGGGCATGCCTGGAAATCTGGCCAATGGCACCAACAGGATTGGAATATTTGTTCAAGGATTGGCTAGTTTGGAGGCATTTCAAAGGAATAAAAAAATTCCATTAAAAGAAACCTGGCATTATTTGGTCATTGGTATTATTGGAGCCATTGTGGGCGCTGTAGTTGCCATACGTATAAGCCCCGACGGATTTAAATTGGTTTATAAATATCTTGTACTCGCCTTGCTGGTTCTGATGATTATTCAATCTAAAAAGTGGACCACCCGTGTGATGTTTTCATCAGGTCTAAAACCATGGATTTATATTCCTGTTTTTCTGGCACTGGGATTTTATGGTGGTTTTATTCAGATGGGTATGGGCATTTTTTTTCTTGCAGTAATGGTTTACATCGCAAAACTTCCAATCATCGAAGCCAATGCTGTAAAAGTCCTGATGGTCACCTCGTATACAATTATTGTAATAGGAATTTTTCATTTCATGGGATATGTAGATTGGAAGGTGGGAGGAACCATTGCTTTGGGTCAGGGGGCAGGTGGTTGGATAACCGCGCACACGGTAAGTAAAATTCCAAATGCAGACAAGGTGGCTTATTATTTTTTAATCGCCATTATGATATTTACCTTACTGCATTTATTTGGGGTATTTGGAATGCTCGGGATCCATCTTTAA
- a CDS encoding class I SAM-dependent methyltransferase, which translates to MQERHIDRKLYFNEQSITTEKYVIPYIREIRNIDTNSVILEVGCGEGGNLEPFLKMGCKVYGIDILDHQIQIARRIFEDHPMNHNLNLIAEDIYKIKPEALPSFDVIFLRDVIEHIPDQQKFMHFIKSFLKADGVIFFGFPPWRMPFGGHQQVCQHKLLSKLPYFHLLPQFLYSGVLKLFGESQALIDGLAEVKETGISIQEFFRYLKKSGFEIVRENHFLINPNYEIKFNLKPRLLPPIFKIPWLCDFYTTAIYCVAKKKL; encoded by the coding sequence ATGCAGGAAAGACATATAGACCGAAAACTCTACTTCAACGAACAATCAATCACCACTGAGAAATATGTAATCCCCTACATTCGGGAAATCCGAAACATTGATACAAACTCGGTAATTCTTGAAGTTGGTTGTGGGGAAGGAGGAAACCTGGAACCATTTTTAAAAATGGGTTGCAAAGTTTATGGAATTGATATTTTAGATCACCAAATTCAAATTGCCCGGAGAATTTTTGAAGATCATCCAATGAATCATAATTTGAATTTAATCGCAGAAGACATATACAAGATCAAACCAGAAGCGCTTCCCTCTTTTGATGTTATTTTTCTAAGAGATGTTATTGAGCACATCCCAGATCAACAAAAGTTCATGCATTTTATTAAATCATTTTTAAAAGCAGACGGAGTCATATTTTTTGGATTCCCACCATGGAGAATGCCATTTGGCGGGCATCAACAAGTATGTCAACATAAATTGCTCTCCAAACTTCCTTATTTTCATCTGCTCCCACAATTCTTATACTCAGGTGTTTTGAAATTATTCGGAGAAAGCCAGGCGCTCATTGATGGCTTGGCAGAAGTGAAAGAAACAGGAATCAGTATTCAGGAATTCTTTCGATATCTAAAAAAATCGGGTTTTGAAATTGTGCGCGAAAATCATTTTCTGATTAACCCGAATTATGAGATTAAATTTAATTTAAAACCTCGATTGCTACCGCCAATATTTAAAATTCCCTGGCTGTGTGATTTTTATACAACCGCCATCTATTGTGTGGCGAAAAAGAAACTTTAG
- the purQ gene encoding phosphoribosylformylglycinamidine synthase subunit PurQ, with product MKFGVITFPGSNCDDDMLYVLGEVFGYKVVHIWHKETKLVGFNPGDCIFIPGGFSFGDYLRCGAIARFSPIMEEVIRFANNGGMVIGICNGFQILCEAGLLPGQLLLNENQHFICKNVYLKAATKESPLTYDLDLNRVYKIPIAHAEGRYYADETTLANLNLHNQILFQYCDEEGRVTAASNINGSCLNIAGICNETRNVCGMMPHPERASEEALGNTDGKYLFQSLFSWLKEHYALIA from the coding sequence ATGAAATTTGGTGTAATCACTTTTCCGGGTTCAAATTGTGATGATGACATGTTGTATGTCCTTGGAGAAGTCTTTGGATATAAAGTTGTTCACATCTGGCACAAAGAAACTAAATTGGTCGGATTCAATCCGGGGGATTGCATTTTTATCCCGGGAGGATTTTCCTTTGGCGATTATCTCCGATGTGGCGCGATTGCCAGATTCAGTCCAATTATGGAAGAAGTCATTCGCTTTGCAAATAATGGAGGTATGGTAATAGGAATTTGCAATGGGTTCCAAATATTATGTGAGGCCGGACTTTTACCCGGGCAATTACTGCTCAATGAAAATCAGCATTTTATTTGCAAAAATGTGTATCTAAAAGCCGCCACCAAGGAAAGTCCATTGACTTATGACCTGGATCTTAACCGGGTCTATAAAATTCCAATTGCCCATGCAGAGGGTCGATATTATGCTGATGAAACTACCTTGGCCAATTTAAATCTGCACAACCAAATTCTTTTCCAATATTGCGATGAAGAGGGTCGTGTAACAGCAGCGTCCAACATTAATGGTTCGTGCCTGAACATTGCGGGGATCTGTAACGAAACCCGAAATGTTTGCGGAATGATGCCACATCCTGAAAGAGCCTCCGAAGAAGCCTTGGGTAATACTGATGGAAAATATTTGTTTCAAAGCCTTTTCTCCTGGCTAAAAGAACATTACGCACTCATTGCATAA
- a CDS encoding thioredoxin family protein, with the protein MKLSISLMFLFVSCLISSAQILDPVHWTTETKKVSDKEYELIFKAKLDKGWAIYSQSSDPEAASPTEVSFTKASHFEVIGKTEEVGKKKEGPEPLFENKIVSKYYDHVDFVQKIKVSDLSKPIRASVYYMSCDSEQCIPPTPKDFVFNLGSSTASTDVALEVNKPISINMNDQAGSSEIFDPVKVQARIKKISETSYQVEFDVKIDQDWFIYSNKIGDDGPIPTSIDWEAGSSYKINGELLETSEHQIRGFDEIFEMELIKYKDKVVFAQNIDITDLSIPIKGMFTYQTCDASKCLPPKSLGFEIDPKNVKIMLEGAGTSTGAIIDGNNIDQTIPTIASTLANPAGNCGEERVRGTNYLWTLLFGFLGGLLALLTPCVFPMIPLTVSFFTKGSKDRKSGVKNGLIYGLSIIVIYVAIGLLITAAFGATALNELSTNWVANVLFFIIFVIFAFSFFGYFEITLPSSWSNKTDSMADKGGLIGTFFMAFTLAIVSFSCTGPIIGSAIVESAKDPVGPAIVMFGFSLALALPFGLFAAFPAWLNSLPKSGSWMSSVKVVLGFLELALALKFLSVADMTKHWGILGYEIFMGLWVLIFALMTIYLFGFIKFPHDSPVKKLGPVRWIFALGALFLTFYLGSGFRYVPEYGSYHSLSIMSGLAPPSTYNYFLPDPVINSDIKSKYPSFTKCANNIDCFKDYHEGLAYAKETGKPLFVDFTGYGCVNCRKTEEHIWVNDKIRKKLNEDFVLVSLYVDDRAPLDSQLVSSVTKSPIRNVGNKWADFQIVNFNQNSQPLYVMMSPDEKVLAKPRGYREGVESYNQFLDCGLEAYRNESSKVGAH; encoded by the coding sequence ATGAAGTTGTCTATTAGCTTGATGTTTCTTTTTGTTTCATGTCTTATTTCCAGTGCTCAAATATTGGATCCTGTGCATTGGACGACTGAAACCAAAAAAGTCAGCGACAAAGAATACGAATTAATCTTTAAGGCTAAACTTGACAAAGGCTGGGCTATTTATAGCCAATCCTCAGATCCGGAAGCTGCATCTCCTACTGAAGTGAGTTTTACCAAAGCTTCCCATTTTGAAGTGATTGGAAAAACGGAAGAAGTAGGTAAAAAGAAGGAGGGGCCGGAGCCTTTATTCGAAAATAAAATCGTCAGCAAATATTACGACCATGTAGATTTTGTCCAGAAGATTAAAGTGAGTGACCTCTCCAAGCCAATCAGAGCATCTGTATATTACATGAGTTGTGACAGTGAGCAGTGTATCCCCCCTACTCCCAAAGATTTTGTATTTAACCTTGGAAGTTCGACTGCTTCCACAGATGTGGCCCTTGAAGTCAATAAACCCATCAGTATTAATATGAACGACCAGGCCGGTTCCAGTGAAATATTCGACCCGGTTAAAGTTCAGGCCAGAATTAAAAAAATATCGGAAACCAGTTATCAGGTAGAATTTGATGTTAAAATTGATCAGGACTGGTTCATTTATTCCAATAAAATAGGAGACGATGGACCTATCCCAACATCAATTGACTGGGAGGCTGGGTCCTCTTATAAAATCAACGGGGAACTTTTGGAAACCAGTGAACATCAGATTAGAGGTTTTGATGAGATCTTTGAAATGGAGCTGATCAAATACAAAGACAAGGTAGTTTTTGCACAAAATATTGATATAACCGACCTCTCGATACCCATCAAAGGGATGTTCACGTATCAGACCTGCGATGCAAGTAAATGTCTGCCGCCAAAAAGTCTGGGTTTCGAAATAGACCCTAAAAATGTAAAAATAATGCTGGAGGGTGCAGGGACCTCTACCGGCGCAATCATCGATGGCAATAATATTGATCAGACCATTCCAACTATTGCAAGCACTTTAGCTAATCCAGCCGGTAATTGCGGTGAAGAGAGAGTCAGGGGTACTAATTACTTGTGGACTCTTCTATTTGGTTTTCTGGGAGGATTGCTTGCATTGCTTACACCCTGTGTGTTTCCAATGATACCGTTGACCGTTTCCTTCTTTACTAAAGGGAGTAAGGACCGTAAATCTGGTGTTAAAAATGGGTTGATTTATGGCCTTAGCATTATTGTAATTTATGTCGCCATTGGTCTGTTAATTACCGCAGCATTTGGTGCTACAGCTTTAAATGAATTGTCTACCAATTGGGTGGCAAACGTTTTGTTTTTTATCATTTTCGTAATTTTTGCATTTTCATTTTTTGGGTATTTTGAAATCACACTTCCCAGCAGTTGGTCAAACAAAACCGACTCTATGGCTGACAAGGGTGGTTTGATTGGAACCTTTTTTATGGCTTTCACACTTGCTATTGTTTCATTCTCCTGTACCGGTCCAATCATCGGCTCCGCCATTGTGGAATCAGCCAAAGACCCTGTAGGACCAGCCATCGTGATGTTTGGTTTTTCTCTTGCATTGGCTTTACCTTTTGGCTTATTTGCGGCTTTTCCTGCCTGGCTGAACAGCCTTCCCAAGTCCGGGTCGTGGATGTCCAGTGTCAAAGTTGTTCTTGGTTTTCTTGAATTGGCGCTGGCATTAAAGTTTTTATCTGTAGCCGACATGACCAAGCATTGGGGTATATTAGGATATGAGATTTTTATGGGTTTGTGGGTATTGATATTTGCCCTGATGACCATTTATCTTTTTGGGTTTATAAAATTCCCCCATGACAGTCCAGTCAAAAAACTGGGGCCAGTACGTTGGATTTTTGCCCTTGGCGCTTTATTTCTGACCTTTTACCTTGGTAGTGGTTTCAGATATGTTCCTGAGTATGGATCATACCATTCCTTGTCCATCATGAGCGGTCTGGCACCACCTTCAACTTACAATTATTTTTTACCTGACCCCGTAATCAACTCCGATATCAAATCGAAATATCCGTCCTTCACTAAGTGCGCCAACAACATAGATTGTTTTAAAGATTACCATGAGGGTCTTGCCTATGCGAAGGAAACCGGCAAGCCGTTATTCGTAGATTTTACAGGTTATGGTTGTGTGAATTGTCGTAAGACAGAAGAACATATTTGGGTCAATGATAAGATTCGAAAGAAGTTGAACGAGGATTTTGTGTTGGTGTCTTTATATGTAGATGACAGAGCCCCTCTTGATTCTCAATTGGTTTCATCAGTTACCAAAAGTCCGATTCGCAATGTCGGTAACAAGTGGGCAGATTTTCAGATTGTAAACTTTAATCAGAATTCTCAACCACTCTATGTGATGATGAGTCCGGATGAAAAAGTTTTGGCTAAGCCGAGAGGTTACAGAGAGGGCGTAGAATCTTATAATCAATTTCTAGACTGCGGACTTGAAGCTTATAGAAATGAGTCTAGTAAAGTGGGGGCCCATTAG
- a CDS encoding polyprenyl synthetase family protein yields MKVSLDEIKLPIKEELSQFGTHFKKAIASKVPLLDKISYYIVKTKGKQFRPLISLLSAKVFGPINEHSFSAATMVELLHTATLVHDDVVDDSEQRRGFFSINALWKNKIAVLVGDYLLSRGLLVALERDQFSMLKILSQAVTDMSEGELLQLEKARRLDINEEIYYRIIRQKTASLIAASVSCGVLSTNQNPEMLKLMHQFGSDLGMAFQIKDDLMDLSEESVGKPRINDIKEKKMTLPLIVALKNAPQPKSRQLINQIRANSEDPKVIQAAIRFILDHNGVVEATKSMIEFRDKALISLKTLPDNDARASLEKICYFVTERDK; encoded by the coding sequence ATGAAAGTTAGTCTCGACGAAATTAAGTTGCCAATTAAAGAGGAACTCAGCCAATTCGGTACTCATTTTAAGAAAGCGATTGCAAGTAAAGTTCCCCTTCTGGATAAAATTAGCTACTACATAGTTAAAACAAAAGGTAAGCAATTCAGGCCACTGATTAGTTTGCTTTCTGCCAAAGTATTTGGTCCCATTAATGAGCATTCTTTTTCTGCTGCAACCATGGTGGAGCTGTTGCATACGGCCACTTTAGTCCATGATGACGTCGTTGATGATTCTGAGCAAAGAAGAGGTTTTTTCTCGATCAACGCCTTATGGAAAAATAAAATTGCGGTACTTGTTGGTGACTATCTGTTGTCACGCGGATTGTTGGTTGCATTGGAAAGAGATCAGTTTTCGATGTTAAAAATTTTGTCGCAGGCAGTCACAGATATGAGTGAAGGCGAGTTGTTGCAGTTGGAAAAAGCCCGGCGGCTAGACATCAACGAAGAAATTTATTACCGGATCATCCGGCAAAAGACAGCCTCCCTGATCGCTGCTTCAGTCAGTTGTGGAGTGTTGAGTACCAATCAGAATCCTGAAATGCTTAAATTGATGCACCAGTTTGGCTCCGATTTGGGAATGGCTTTTCAAATCAAAGATGATCTGATGGATTTGTCTGAAGAGAGTGTAGGTAAGCCAAGGATCAATGACATTAAAGAAAAGAAAATGACATTGCCTTTAATAGTTGCATTGAAAAATGCACCGCAGCCAAAATCCAGGCAATTGATTAATCAGATCCGTGCCAATTCAGAAGACCCAAAGGTAATTCAAGCAGCCATTCGTTTTATTCTTGATCATAATGGGGTTGTGGAAGCTACCAAAAGTATGATTGAATTTCGCGATAAGGCCTTGATTTCTTTGAAGACTTTACCGGATAATGATGCACGCGCATCACTTGAAAAAATCTGTTATTTTGTAACGGAAAGAGACAAATAG
- the mce gene encoding methylmalonyl-CoA epimerase translates to MISRLKKIEHLGIAVKNMSQANDLYARLLGVIPYKEELVESEKVLTSFFKVGESKIELLQGLDEDSPITKFIEKRGEGIHHVAFEVEDIQLEMARLKAEGFTLLNEQPKKGADHKLICFIHPKSTQGVLVELCQEIKEENDSL, encoded by the coding sequence ATGATCTCCCGATTAAAAAAAATAGAGCATTTGGGTATAGCAGTTAAAAATATGTCACAGGCAAATGACTTATACGCCAGACTGCTCGGAGTAATTCCATATAAAGAGGAATTGGTTGAATCAGAAAAAGTACTCACCTCTTTTTTTAAAGTTGGAGAGAGTAAAATTGAATTATTACAAGGACTGGATGAAGATTCTCCCATCACTAAATTTATTGAAAAAAGAGGAGAAGGGATACATCATGTCGCCTTTGAAGTCGAGGATATTCAGTTAGAAATGGCCAGATTAAAAGCAGAAGGCTTTACCCTATTAAATGAACAACCAAAAAAAGGAGCAGACCATAAACTCATTTGTTTTATACACCCTAAATCAACTCAAGGGGTGTTGGTAGAATTGTGTCAGGAAATTAAAGAAGAGAATGACAGCTTATGA
- a CDS encoding FAD-dependent oxidoreductase yields MLWHEAEFIGQKMESSTTRRFWFKIKSEQVLQYDAGQFFTFDLPLGQKRAERWRSYSIANACDGSNMFELCISYKKNGLASKYFFEDINKGDVLKFKGPDGGFVLPKDNNHSLILICTGAGVVPFRSMIQDVERNKLKYKSIHLIFGVRKEKDILYYEEIIDWCKYLENFRASICLSRETKLPTNTDNLTFFNGYVHPVYLNEKYKSPKDNLFMICGWTEIIDETVLHLLNELKVDRTQIKYELFG; encoded by the coding sequence ATGCTTTGGCATGAAGCTGAGTTTATTGGTCAGAAAATGGAATCCTCCACTACCCGTAGGTTTTGGTTTAAAATAAAATCAGAACAAGTATTGCAGTACGATGCAGGCCAGTTTTTTACATTTGATTTACCATTGGGTCAAAAAAGAGCAGAACGTTGGAGAAGTTATTCAATTGCCAATGCATGTGATGGCAGCAACATGTTTGAGTTGTGCATTTCATATAAAAAAAACGGCTTGGCCAGCAAGTATTTTTTTGAAGACATCAATAAGGGAGATGTGCTGAAATTTAAAGGCCCCGACGGTGGTTTTGTATTGCCAAAGGATAACAATCATTCGTTGATTCTGATTTGTACGGGTGCAGGGGTTGTTCCTTTTAGATCGATGATACAGGATGTAGAGAGAAATAAATTGAAATACAAAAGCATCCACTTGATCTTTGGAGTACGGAAGGAAAAGGATATCTTGTATTATGAAGAAATTATAGATTGGTGCAAATACCTTGAAAATTTTAGGGCAAGTATCTGTCTCTCCCGCGAGACAAAACTCCCGACAAATACAGATAACTTAACATTTTTCAATGGTTATGTTCACCCTGTTTATTTGAATGAAAAGTATAAGTCCCCTAAGGATAATTTATTCATGATTTGTGGATGGACAGAAATTATTGATGAAACTGTGTTGCACCTTTTAAATGAATTAAAGGTTGACCGCACACAAATTAAATACGAGCTTTTCGGATAA
- a CDS encoding DUF4918 family protein — protein MKLNEKHHWFKEIQALPHPRFIMQYKRKYKLAYIQKYLDMLHDY, from the coding sequence GTGAAGCTTAATGAAAAACATCATTGGTTTAAGGAAATCCAAGCTCTTCCTCATCCGCGATTCATCATGCAGTATAAAAGAAAGTATAAGTTGGCCTATATCCAAAAGTACCTGGACATGCTCCATGATTATTAA
- a CDS encoding GHMP kinase, with product MKVQELSGSEVLWNSYDNQGKKWFEAEIDLMGLDVVKSTDEAAAKYLRKIFKACCNNNSEFLSHWKKYKVDHYLDFPLNWGLGSSSTLINNMASWADVNPYHLYFDVENGSGYDVACANAEGPILYTLGDGSIDLEEVDFHPIYSSQLYFLPLQTKVNSREAVKIARTKNPDKSLIKKASDMTEKLLDLKSLSGFENWVNEHEKMMADYLGETKVKDRLFSDYWGAVKSLGAWGGDMVLVSSEKSQKETEDYFAGKGFSKLIPFKDLVD from the coding sequence ATGAAGGTTCAGGAATTGTCGGGTTCAGAGGTGTTATGGAACTCATATGACAATCAGGGGAAGAAATGGTTTGAAGCGGAGATTGACCTTATGGGCCTCGATGTGGTTAAATCCACCGACGAAGCAGCGGCAAAATACCTTAGAAAAATTTTTAAAGCTTGTTGCAACAACAATTCTGAATTTCTTTCACACTGGAAAAAATACAAAGTGGATCACTATCTGGACTTCCCTTTAAACTGGGGTCTGGGATCTTCTTCTACTTTAATTAATAATATGGCATCCTGGGCAGATGTCAACCCTTATCATCTTTATTTTGATGTTGAGAATGGTTCTGGTTACGATGTAGCATGTGCAAATGCGGAAGGCCCCATTCTTTATACCCTTGGAGATGGAAGTATTGATCTGGAAGAAGTGGACTTTCATCCAATCTATTCTTCGCAACTTTATTTCTTGCCACTTCAAACCAAAGTCAATTCTCGCGAGGCGGTCAAAATAGCTCGTACCAAAAATCCTGATAAGAGCCTTATTAAAAAAGCCAGTGACATGACGGAGAAGTTGTTGGATCTCAAATCTCTCTCTGGTTTTGAAAATTGGGTCAATGAACATGAGAAAATGATGGCGGACTACCTTGGGGAAACTAAAGTGAAAGATCGGTTGTTCAGTGACTATTGGGGTGCTGTAAAAAGCCTTGGTGCATGGGGAGGAGACATGGTCTTGGTTTCCAGTGAAAAATCTCAAAAGGAAACTGAAGATTATTTTGCCGGCAAAGGGTTTTCAAAGCTTATCCCGTTTAAGGATCTGGTGGACTAA